The Bdellovibrio sp. ArHS genome has a window encoding:
- the gloA gene encoding lactoylglutathione lyase, with protein sequence MSETQGYVFNHTMLRIKDPKASLEFYTEVLGMKLVRKLDFAEWKFSLFFLAYVPEGQDVPTDNAANAKYTFGREAVLELTHNWGTEEQEKTPYHNGNTEPRGFGHICISVPDIQKACARFDSLGVRFQKKLGEGGMKNIAFIKDPDDYWVEIVQPGLL encoded by the coding sequence ATGTCAGAGACACAAGGTTACGTATTTAATCATACGATGTTGCGCATTAAAGATCCCAAAGCCTCTTTGGAATTTTACACAGAAGTGTTGGGAATGAAGCTGGTGCGTAAACTTGATTTCGCGGAATGGAAATTTTCACTTTTCTTTTTAGCCTATGTTCCCGAGGGACAAGACGTACCGACCGATAATGCCGCCAACGCAAAATACACGTTCGGGCGTGAGGCGGTTTTAGAACTCACCCATAACTGGGGTACGGAAGAGCAGGAAAAAACGCCTTATCATAATGGCAACACCGAACCCCGTGGATTTGGTCACATTTGTATCTCGGTTCCCGACATTCAAAAGGCCTGTGCCCGCTTTGACAGCTTGGGGGTGCGCTTCCAAAAGAAACTGGGTGAAGGCGGCATGAAAAATATCGCCTTTATCAAAGATCCAGATGACTATTGGGTTGAGATCGTGCAACCAGGTCTTCTTTAA
- a CDS encoding DUF4360 domain-containing protein: protein MWRGLAHLTGLIVLALSYQANAQTPPGVRIQSLQAVGSGCPVGSHNATISPDGQTFSLLLDNFVASSTMQNPIARLMCELKVSFYVPAGWTFAVLNADYRGFAYAEAGTVATHQALYSFDGSKPKNERPGYENGGTYNFRAQEFKGPYNDNYYIRHTIDPKLAPWAPCSTQSVQTLFVTTYLMARNLNLSSLVESTITLDSIDGQVQSQRYTLAWKQCTPSRVTPPTKDPGTPRPAPPRDPGRPPRYR from the coding sequence ATGTGGCGAGGACTCGCACACCTGACAGGTCTTATTGTATTAGCACTCTCGTATCAAGCCAACGCACAAACTCCGCCGGGAGTTCGCATTCAAAGTCTGCAAGCGGTCGGCAGTGGCTGTCCGGTCGGCTCTCACAACGCCACAATTTCACCTGATGGTCAGACTTTTTCACTGCTTCTGGATAATTTTGTCGCCTCTTCCACAATGCAAAATCCCATCGCCCGATTAATGTGTGAATTAAAAGTCAGCTTCTACGTTCCTGCAGGTTGGACTTTCGCCGTTCTGAACGCGGACTATCGGGGTTTTGCTTACGCGGAAGCTGGCACTGTCGCCACACACCAGGCGCTTTATTCTTTCGACGGCAGCAAACCTAAAAACGAAAGACCCGGATACGAAAATGGCGGAACTTACAACTTTCGCGCTCAAGAATTCAAAGGTCCCTATAATGACAATTACTACATCCGCCACACTATTGATCCGAAGTTGGCTCCCTGGGCTCCGTGCAGCACGCAATCAGTCCAGACTCTTTTCGTAACCACATATTTAATGGCCAGAAATCTGAATTTGTCATCATTGGTAGAGTCCACGATCACTTTGGACAGTATCGATGGTCAGGTTCAATCCCAGCGTTACACATTAGCGTGGAAGCAATGTACACCTTCACGTGTGA
- the mtgA gene encoding monofunctional biosynthetic peptidoglycan transglycosylase has protein sequence MKHYWPRIRTWIMKLMLLFMVSSLGAVLFYRFVPVFITPLMVIRSVESLWGEKFVGIAKDWVPLEDISPSVQRAVLKAEDYRFFDHNGFDYDAIQKAMKYNKTHKRKKGASTISQQTAKNVFLWPHRDWIRKGFEAYFTVLIEFVWPKERILEVYLNVIELGPGVYGVEAASQKFFKKNAKRLSPAEASLIAAVLPNPRRFRIDRPSIYVMARQRRILNRVSPEIPKAAEASLLDFLDLKFQSEEDEDN, from the coding sequence ATGAAACACTACTGGCCCCGCATTCGCACTTGGATCATGAAGTTGATGCTGCTTTTTATGGTAAGCAGTCTGGGCGCCGTTTTGTTTTATCGCTTCGTACCTGTATTCATAACACCGCTGATGGTGATCCGTTCCGTGGAATCTTTGTGGGGAGAAAAGTTTGTCGGCATTGCCAAAGATTGGGTGCCGTTGGAAGATATTTCTCCCTCGGTGCAACGAGCCGTCCTGAAAGCTGAAGACTACCGTTTTTTTGATCACAATGGTTTTGATTACGACGCTATTCAAAAAGCGATGAAGTACAACAAAACCCATAAACGGAAAAAGGGTGCTAGTACGATCAGCCAACAAACGGCGAAGAACGTGTTTCTGTGGCCTCATCGTGATTGGATTCGCAAGGGTTTCGAGGCGTATTTCACCGTGCTTATTGAATTCGTCTGGCCGAAAGAGCGTATTTTAGAAGTGTATCTGAATGTCATCGAGTTGGGGCCCGGAGTTTATGGCGTTGAAGCCGCTTCACAGAAGTTCTTTAAAAAAAATGCGAAAAGACTTTCGCCTGCGGAAGCTTCTCTGATTGCGGCCGTGTTGCCCAACCCACGTCGCTTTCGTATTGATCGGCCCTCGATCTACGTGATGGCTCGACAACGAAGAATTCTCAACCGAGTGTCGCCAGAAATTCCTAAGGCGGCAGAGGCTTCCCTGTTGGATTTCTTAGATCTTAAGTTCCAATCCGAAGAAGACGAAGACAACTAA